TATCTCTCCTTGCCCCATTCCCTGGGTCTCTCTCCATGTCTCTATCCCCTCTTTGTCTCCTAGCCCACatttttgtcttgtcttttgCTCTCTGGTCTCTTGCTGTGTGTCTCATTCTgctcagtctgtatgtgtctcaGTCTATATTTCTGTTTCACCCATTTCTGGGGCTCCATCTGAGATCTTCcctgcttccccctttctctACACGGTGCTGTGGGGGAAGGGATTGAGGTTAGATGGATTTTCAGGCATCTGGGCCCCTGCAAACCTAAGCCCAGGGTCTGACTCCTCTCTGGTCCCTAGGGAGAGGGTTGTTCCATTGACTCTGGGCTTCATCCACAGCGGGCAAGTTTTATAAGGTCAGGATCCTATTTGCCATTTGAAAACCCTCTGGGCTCCGAGAGTGGGAACTCTGAGGGTCATTTCGAGCTCCACGGCTGATACTTTCTATGCCCTCCTCTTCAAGGCAGTCCCCAGGTTCCCCAGAATCTCTAGGTCTAGACTCCGGGTGACATTAGCGCTTCCGGCCATAGCAGCTCTAGGGCAACCGCGCCCTCAGCAAACACCCCCCTTCCACCGCCGCTGCCCCAGCAACAGTTGGGGGCGGGCCTGGGAATCACGTGCTGGATCTTggcctctcccactctccccccacccctcaagTCATCACTcgtgggggcggaggggggccACTGCCTCCTAGTCCGCATGTTTGAATCTCAGAGAGGGTGGCGCcggggctggaggtggagggcGGAGGCTCCTGACTCTGCCCCCTGACCCTCCAGGCCGGACTGCCCCTACTAGACCAGACCCTTCGCCCCCCATGCCCCGCCGCCCTCACGATGCTGAACTGTCCGCCTTGGCGGCTGTTACTGCTGCTCTCGTCGTGGGGGCCGCTGCTCCGGAGGGCGGAGGTGAGGATCCGAGGAGCCACGGGAGTTCAAGGCTAGGAGGGAGGTCTGGGGACGGTTTTAAGGCTTCCCTCGCTGCAGAGAGAGTTTTAAGACTGCCCGCCTGTCCAGATTCAAGTTTTTTCCagtctctcttctttccccctcaAATCCTCCTGATGATTTCCAGCCCCTTCTTTCCCTAATTGTCCTGAAGGTTTTCAGCCGTCACAGCAACTCCCCTGGTCTAGGCACCCCTCAAGACCTAGAAGAATTTTCTAAGTCACCCAAGACTCCTGGACAAAACAGGGCAGCCTCTTCAAGTCTCTGTAGGGTGTTTCTAGCCCACACGAACCGTGGTGCCTGGGAGCGGGGATCGGTcgggggggggcgggtagggtccttcctcctctctttccataGACAGGCTCTGTCGGGCAGACGGCGGGGGAGCTGTACCAGCGCTGGGAACGGTACCGCAGAGAGTGCCAAGAGACACTGGAAGCCGTGGACCCCCCAACAGGTGTGACTGGGGAGCGGggactgggggcaggggaaggactAGGGCTGAGAGCGGTGTGCTTGAGACGGGGCTAGGACTGATGGACGGGGCCTGAAGGAAGTCTGGGGTAGAGGTGGGCTGGATCGGAGAGGTCTGGGTGATGCTTGGCCTCGGTGGGAAGGACTATACGTGCGTACGCGGGGGAAATGGGGTGCAACTCAGATTAGTGGGAGAGGCCGGGGAAGAAGCTCGAAATGGGCGGAGTCTCTTGCCGGGCAGCATCAGGTGGGTGGAGCCTGAAGGGGGACCAAGAATAGGGCGGGGCCTGGGGTCTGGTGGGAGGGGCTGTGGCAGAGCCGGGGACTGGACCATCCCAGGTGGGCGGGGCCAAGTCAGAGCTTGCTCGCGAACCTCGGAGAAGGCTTGGGCTGCGCGCGGTCTGTCCACCCGACCTCTgacccccacgcccaccccagGCCTCGCCTGTAACGCGTCCTTCGATATGTACGTCTGCTGGGACTACGCTGCACCCAACGACACTGCCCGTGCGTCCTGCCCTTGGTATCTGCCCTGGCATCGTCACGGTGAGGTACCCCCTGGACCCCGGGCTCTCCCCTAACACAAATGGCTCCTAACCCTACTCCAGACACCACTCCCCCGGAGTTCGCCTACACTTGATCTCCTGCTCCTCTCTGTCTGGCTGGGTGTCTCCTCCTGCCTGACCAACGCTGGATCTGTCAATGcccattctctgtctctgtatctctctgagGACCACAGGGTTCTCATTTTCTCTGGGCGTCTTGGTCTTCCTGTCCTAACTAGCTATTCGGCCTAGAGcaacttatttaatttctttatgcctcagcttcctcttctgtcagatggggatgataataatatcatttttataGGCTTGTTATGAATagtgatttatttataaatacacgTAAGGGTTTATTATCATCACATCACTTTGGCTATCTCTACCTTTGTCTTACTTTTGTCCttctctttcagtctctctctttctctgtgcctctgacCCCTCCTTTGTTTCCCCCACAGTGGCTGCAGGCTTTGTCCTCCGCCAGTGTGGCAGTGATGGCCAATGGGGACCTTGGAGAGACCATTCGCAGTGTGAGAACCCAGAAAAGAATGGGGCCTTTCAGGTAAGAAGCAGTGAGGGATTCAGGTTAGGatgtgcagggagagaggaaaaggcagcCGCCCCAGGCCGAGCTGGAAACCCCTTGTATTATTCAAGACTCTAGGTTCCAAGTGATAGAAACCCAACTTAAACTTGCtgggtggagaaagaaaatgtattggtTTCTGGGATTGAAAAGTATATGGGAACagcttcaggcacagctggatctAGGTGCTCAAATGATGTTGTTGGGAATCTTTTTGTCTCTCACCACACtatgactttgtttttctctgagctGGTCTCATCTTTTCTGTGGGATGGCAAGTGTGGTCCTCATTAATAGCACCAGGCTCACATCCTACCAACCAAGCAAGACTGTGGGGAGACTGAACTTTGCTCTTAATAGCTCTAATGCAGTGTCCCAGGACTGATACTGTGGGTCATGCGTCTACCCTGCACtaaccactgtgtgtgtgtgtgtgtgtgtgtgtgtgtgtgtgtgtgtgtgtgtagggggttaTACTGAATGCTCTGATTGGCTGGTCACATGCCCAGCCCTGGACTAAGGGGTGGAGTCAGCCAGTTGGCCCCACTCAAGCAAGGGTAGTTGGATCCCAAGAGAAAACTGGGTTGCTGGGCAGGAACAAAAAGCAGGGTCCCTTTCTGGTCCTGGGGGAAGCACTGAACTCTGTTCCTGTGTCCTCCTACCctcccgcaccccccccccccccgacctagGATCAACGGCTGATTTTGGAGCGGCTGCAGGTCATGTACACCGTGGGCTACTCCCTGTCCCTGGCCACACTGCTGCTAGCCCTGCTCATCTTGAGTTTCTTCAGGTGGGACCTCCAGCCTTGAgtcccagaagcagagcctgggcctcagtttgcccagTAAGATGGGGTGGTCAGGCTCCACGAGCCACAAGCATCCAATGGAGGTTCTGTGGGAAGCGCGGGGAGGTGATTTAAGGGGCTCTGTGTGGCTGAGGGCAGGTCTCCAGGGGTCCCCAAACCGCGTCCCAAATCCCCTAGGCGGCTGCGCTGCACTCGCAACTACATCCACATCAACCTGTTCACGTCCTTCATGCTGCGGGCGGCGGCCATCCTCACCCGAGACCGTTTGCTACCTCCACCGGGCCCCTACCCTGGGGACCAGGCCCCTGTCCTGTGGAACCCGGTGAGCAGcacccctctctttctcaaattggGATTCTGCCTCCTCTGGTGGGGCCAAGAGGTTCCCAGCCCATTTACTACCCCTACGCTATTAACAGTTTATCTCTCTTGACCTCTCCAAATATATTTGGAGAGGGGCCCTCCCAACTCAGCCTCCTCCAACCCCGGCACCTCCTGTATGGGATTTTTCCCTTGCCTAGCTCTCATTATCTCACCCCTCCGTGAACTTTTCCACCAATGAGAGAGacccctgctggaggtgggggcgTGGCAGGATGGAAGGGGATTTGGAAGATACCAATTTGTTACTGTGAGACAAAGGTGGGGGAGGCTAGAGGCTGGGGGCCCAGGTCAGAAAAACTTTCTGGTAGCGAGTTGGGTCATGTCGATTGTGAAGAAGTTATGGGGTCGGGGAGTCCCTGTGCTGGCGGGACAAGGGTGCCAGGGTGGGAGAAACTTTTTGACAGGTGAAGTAGTTGAGTTCAATTTTTAGAAGGCGATGGGGCGAGAGAGGCCATATTTGGGGGTTTGTGGCGCGGGGTGAGGGGGGACTCTCAGCAAGATGGAAGATACTAATTGTTAAGGAGGTGAAAGCGGGACAGCTCACATGGGGAAGAGAATAGAAGAGGGAAATCAATCACAGACACCATCCTCTGGTGGTGCAGAGCGGGAAGTGAATAGTCAAGGCAGGAGATGGAGGTGGAAGGACGACCAGGTAGAGGAGGAAGGCCTGGGGACACTCTGGAGGCCctgactgccccctcccccttagGCCCTAGCTGCCTGCCGCACGGCCCAGATCGTGACCCAGTACTGCGTGGGTGCCAACTACACGTGGCTGCTGGTGGAGGGTGTCTACCTACACAGTCTCTTGGTGCTTGTGGGAGGTTCCGAGGGGGGCCACTTCCACTGCTACCTGCTTCTCGGCTGGGGTGAGCCCCGACCCTGTCCCTTGCCCAGTCCGGCGCGCCTCCACTCCCCTGACCCCCCTGCTGGTCTACCTCAGGggtctcctcccctctctgggcttctgcctccccaccccggcGGGGGAAATTCCGCGGGTCTTGGGCCTGGCGGGGCCCGTGCGCGCGCTGACAGctgcggcggggtggggggcgggggtcggGGTCTGCACAGGGGCCCCCGCGCTTTTCGTCATTCCCTGGGTGATCGTCAGGTACCTGTACGAGAACACGCAGTGAGTCttggggtctggggtggggccttgGGAGGCGGGTGGAGCTTTGAGGGACGCGGGTGGGTTGTGGTGGAAACGTGGGGAGGTTCCGAGGGCACGTAGGGGcttggaggggtgggtgggaccTAAAGGAACGCGGAGCTGGGAAAGATTGTGTCCAGGAAAGGGGCGGGAGGGCGGGGCCTGGGTAGTAGCAGGCGGGGCTTTAAAGGAATGTGGGTGTGGCATTAAGGAAAGTGGGcggagctggagagagagggtgCGTGATCCGGGGAGTCCAGGGGTTTTTCTCTTAGCTctactccccctgcccccaggtgcTGGGAGCGGAACGATGTCAAGGCCATATGGTGGATCATACGCACCCCTATCCTCATGACCATCTTGGTACGGCAGACCCTGACTCCTCCGGGCCACCCTCTGGAAAGTCCCACCCTGGGAAACGGGGGGACCACCCTCTGTCCCCCAGGACAGGATGGTGCTGGCTCAGCCTCTATCTCTCCCTGCAgattaattttctcatctttattcgCATTCTTGGCATCCTCGTGTCCAAGCTGAGGACGCGACAGATGCGCTGCCCGGACTACCGGctgaggtgagggggtggggccgGCATGGAGGGAGAGGGGCGGGGTGCGAGATGGAGGGCCTGGGGCCGCGCGACCACTGCCACCCTATACCCCCAGGCTGGCTCGCTCCACGCTGACGCTGGTGCCCCTGCTGGGCGTCCACGAGGTGGTGTTTGCGCCGGTGACAGAGGAACAGGCCCGGGGTGCCCTGCGCTTCACCAAGCTCGGCTTTGAGATCTTCCTCAGCTCGTTCCAGGTGCTAAGGCGCTAAGGCGGGGTGCAGGGGCTACACCCTTCGTCCTGGGGCCCTCCTCCCCAGAGGGCCAGGGGGCTACAATCGTCCACTGATGCGGCCACTGAATGGGGTGTGAACGTGTTCACacgttcattcactcattccgaGCACAACACTGAGCTAGCTCTGTCCTGAGCTGGGGAGGCGGCAGGGACCAAGAGAACAGACCAGTAGCCTCGGCAGCACTGCCTCCTAGTGAAGATGGAGGGCTTTGCAGCCCCCGCGGGACCCGGCCACGTTCAGGCTCTGCCGCTTCGCAGCTCTGGGGCCTTCACCTAGACTCTGAGCTAGGGTGAGGTAAATGAGGTGTCCACAGCGCAAAATGTAAGGAGGCACTCCAAAATTTAAGGCCAACCCTGCACTTGCCTGCCTGCCCCTAGTAGCTGTGCTGCTTTTCCTTgtcgggcctcagtttcctcatcactAAGTGGGAAAAATACTAACCTTACCTCACCAAGGCTGTTCATTCATGAAATTCAGCAAAAATGTAATGAGCCCTTACTGTGTACCAAGCACTCCTCCA
This genomic window from Ursus arctos isolate Adak ecotype North America unplaced genomic scaffold, UrsArc2.0 scaffold_19, whole genome shotgun sequence contains:
- the GIPR gene encoding gastric inhibitory polypeptide receptor isoform X1, with amino-acid sequence MAGKELWGWPATTRGQRRLQAGLPLLDQTLRPPCPAALTMLNCPPWRLLLLLSSWGPLLRRAETGSVGQTAGELYQRWERYRRECQETLEAVDPPTGLACNASFDMYVCWDYAAPNDTARASCPWYLPWHRHVAAGFVLRQCGSDGQWGPWRDHSQCENPEKNGAFQDQRLILERLQVMYTVGYSLSLATLLLALLILSFFRRLRCTRNYIHINLFTSFMLRAAAILTRDRLLPPPGPYPGDQAPVLWNPALAACRTAQIVTQYCVGANYTWLLVEGVYLHSLLVLVGGSEGGHFHCYLLLGWGAPALFVIPWVIVRYLYENTQCWERNDVKAIWWIIRTPILMTILINFLIFIRILGILVSKLRTRQMRCPDYRLRLARSTLTLVPLLGVHEVVFAPVTEEQARGALRFTKLGFEIFLSSFQGFLVSVLYCFINKEVRAAPASRPRPLAAAQGTAGSAGTVLSAVALQVQSEIRRCWSRCRLRHSLREEQRQPPERMSRTLPSGSGPCRVAPDRALSLGTLPGPGDEGCRVLESYC
- the GIPR gene encoding gastric inhibitory polypeptide receptor isoform X3, whose product is MPRRPHDAELSALAAVTAALVVGAAAPEGGGSVGQTAGELYQRWERYRRECQETLEAVDPPTGLACNASFDMYVCWDYAAPNDTARASCPWYLPWHRHVAAGFVLRQCGSDGQWGPWRDHSQCENPEKNGAFQDQRLILERLQVMYTVGYSLSLATLLLALLILSFFRRLRCTRNYIHINLFTSFMLRAAAILTRDRLLPPPGPYPGDQAPVLWNPALAACRTAQIVTQYCVGANYTWLLVEGVYLHSLLVLVGGSEGGHFHCYLLLGWGAPALFVIPWVIVRYLYENTQCWERNDVKAIWWIIRTPILMTILINFLIFIRILGILVSKLRTRQMRCPDYRLRLARSTLTLVPLLGVHEVVFAPVTEEQARGALRFTKLGFEIFLSSFQGFLVSVLYCFINKEVQSEIRRCWSRCRLRHSLREEQRQPPERMSRTLPSGSGPCRVAPDRALSLGTLPGPGDEGCRVLESYC
- the GIPR gene encoding gastric inhibitory polypeptide receptor isoform X4, with amino-acid sequence MLNCPPWRLLLLLSSWGPLLRRAETGSVGQTAGELYQRWERYRRECQETLEAVDPPTGLACNASFDMYVCWDYAAPNDTARASCPWYLPWHRHVAAGFVLRQCGSDGQWGPWRDHSQCENPEKNGAFQDQRLILERLQVMYTVGYSLSLATLLLALLILSFFRRLRCTRNYIHINLFTSFMLRAAAILTRDRLLPPPGPYPGDQAPVLWNPALAACRTAQIVTQYCVGANYTWLLVEGAPALFVIPWVIVRYLYENTQCWERNDVKAIWWIIRTPILMTILINFLIFIRILGILVSKLRTRQMRCPDYRLRLARSTLTLVPLLGVHEVVFAPVTEEQARGALRFTKLGFEIFLSSFQGFLVSVLYCFINKEVQSEIRRCWSRCRLRHSLREEQRQPPERMSRTLPSGSGPCRVAPDRALSLGTLPGPGDEGCRVLESYC
- the GIPR gene encoding gastric inhibitory polypeptide receptor isoform X2, producing MLNCPPWRLLLLLSSWGPLLRRAETGSVGQTAGELYQRWERYRRECQETLEAVDPPTGLACNASFDMYVCWDYAAPNDTARASCPWYLPWHRHVAAGFVLRQCGSDGQWGPWRDHSQCENPEKNGAFQDQRLILERLQVMYTVGYSLSLATLLLALLILSFFRRLRCTRNYIHINLFTSFMLRAAAILTRDRLLPPPGPYPGDQAPVLWNPALAACRTAQIVTQYCVGANYTWLLVEGVYLHSLLVLVGGSEGGHFHCYLLLGWGAPALFVIPWVIVRYLYENTQCWERNDVKAIWWIIRTPILMTILINFLIFIRILGILVSKLRTRQMRCPDYRLRLARSTLTLVPLLGVHEVVFAPVTEEQARGALRFTKLGFEIFLSSFQGFLVSVLYCFINKEVRAAPASRPRPLAAAQGTAGSAGTVLSAVALQVQSEIRRCWSRCRLRHSLREEQRQPPERMSRTLPSGSGPCRVAPDRALSLGTLPGPGDEGCRVLESYC